The proteins below come from a single Oenanthe melanoleuca isolate GR-GAL-2019-014 chromosome Z, OMel1.0, whole genome shotgun sequence genomic window:
- the CHRNA6 gene encoding neuronal acetylcholine receptor subunit alpha-6 — translation MHPETWLCCCCPAFCVWAFVFTSLIKDTTACESEERLFHKLFSQYNQFIRPVENVSDPVTVYFELAITQLTNVDEVNQIMETNLWLRHIWNDYKLRWDPRQYDGIEFVRVPADKIWKPDIVLYNNAVGDFQVEGKTKALLRYDGMITWTPPAIFKSSCPMDITFFPFDHQNCSLKFGSWTYDKAKIDLLIIGSKVDMNDFWENSEWEIVDASGYKHDIKYNCCEEIYTDITYSFYIRRLPMFYTINLIIPCLFISFLTVLVFYLPSDCGEKVTLCISVLLSLTVFLLVITETIPSTSLVIPLVGEYLLFTMIFVTLSIVITVFVLNIHYRTPTTHTMPKWVKTIFLSLLPKVLLMQRPLEQQKKITSRKNKKVSDSKLGKSKHSKHKDTKLHKEQRCRHCDKATELPTTKRRLSHQSLKWVAEHTEYSPEVKDVISNVQFIAENMRSQNETKEVEDDWKYVAMVIDRVFLWVFIIICVFGTVGLFIQPLIAKA, via the exons ATACCACAGCCTGCGAATCGGAGGAACGGTTATTTCACAAACTCTTCTCCCAGTACAACCAGTTCATTAGGCCAGTGGAAAATGTGTCTGATCCTGTCACGGTGTATTTTGAACTGGCCATTACCCAGCTTACAAATGTG GATGAAGTCAATCAGATTATGGAAACAAATTTGTGGCTAAGACAT ATTTGGAATGACTACAAACTGCGATGGGATCCCAGACAGTATGATGGCATTGAATTTGTTCGGGTACCAGCAGATAAAATTTGGAAACCAGATATTGTCTTGTATAATAA TGCTGTGGGAGATTTTCAAGTTGAAGGCAAGACCAAAGCCCTCCTTCGCTATGATGGAATGATCACCTGGACCCCACCAGCTATTTTCAAAAGCTCCTGTCCTATGGATATTACCTTTTTCCCATTTGATCATCAGAACTGTTCACTTAAATTTGGCTCATGGACCTATGACAAAGCCAAAATTGATCTTCTCATTATTGGATCCAAAGTAGATATGAATGACTTTTGGGAAAATAGTGAATGGGAAATAGTTGATGCTTCTGGCTACAAACATGATATCAAATATAATTGCTGTGAAGAGATCTACACAGACATAACATATTCCTTTTATATTCGAAGGTTGCCGATGTTCTACACCATAAATCTGATCATTCCCTGTCTTTTCATCTCATTCCTGACTGTGTTAGTTTTTTACCTGCCATCTGACTGTGGTGAGAAGGTTactctttgcatttctgtgcttcttTCTTTGACTGTATTTTTATTGGTGATCACAGAAACAATCCCATCCACTTCTTTAGTAATTCCCCTAGTTGGTGAATATTTACTCTTCACAATGATATTTGTCACCCTGTCGATTGTCATCACAGTGTTTGTCCTCAATATACATTACAGGACTCCAACGACACACACAATGCCCAAATGGGTAAAAACCATCTTTCTTAGCCTGCTCCCCAAAGTCCTGTTGATGCAGAGGCCACTagaacagcagaagaaaattacctccagaaaaaacaagaaagtaTCAGACAGCAAGTTGGGCAAGTCAAAGCACAGCAAGCACAAAGACACCAAATTGCACAAGGAGCAGCGGTGCCGTCACTGTGACAAGGCGACTGAACTCCCTACCACCAAAAGACGGCTGAGCCATCAGTCACTGAAATGGGTGGCAGAGCACACGGAGTACTCCCCAGAGGTGAAGGATGTCATTAGCAACGTCCAGTTCATCGCAGAGAACATGAGGTCTCAAAATGAAACCAAAGAG GTGGAAGATGATTGGAAATATGTAGCTATGGTGATAGACAGAGTATTTCTCTGGGTATTTATAATCATTTGTGTGTTTGGGACTGTAGGGCTCTTCATCCAGCCACTAATAGCAAAGGCGTAA